In Vicinamibacteria bacterium, a single window of DNA contains:
- a CDS encoding GlsB/YeaQ/YmgE family stress response membrane protein, translating into MDLTSTNLFVTLLIGGVVGWLASIVMKVNYQMGILANVIVGIIGSFLGVYVANALGVQTHGAPAAWIVAVLGAALFIWILRALGVFSRLSSAR; encoded by the coding sequence ATGGATCTAACATCGACAAACCTATTCGTCACGCTCCTCATCGGGGGTGTCGTCGGCTGGCTGGCGAGCATCGTGATGAAGGTCAACTACCAGATGGGAATTCTCGCCAACGTCATCGTCGGCATCATAGGCTCGTTTCTCGGCGTCTACGTCGCGAACGCGCTGGGTGTTCAGACCCACGGAGCGCCCGCGGCCTGGATCGTCGCCGTCCTCGGCGCAGCTCTTTTCATCTGGATTCTGCGTGCCCTAGGCGTCTTCTCCAGATTGAGCTCCGCGCGATAG
- a CDS encoding dodecin family protein, translating to MSVAKVSEISATSTKSFEDAIHQGIERANKTLRNVHSAWIKDQQVKLSKGSITEYRVKMMLTFVVDDN from the coding sequence ATGTCAGTCGCAAAGGTTTCCGAGATCAGCGCAACCTCGACGAAGAGCTTCGAGGATGCGATCCATCAAGGTATCGAGAGGGCGAACAAGACCCTCCGCAATGTCCATAGCGCGTGGATCAAAGACCAACAGGTCAAGTTGAGCAAAGGCTCCATCACGGAGTACCGGGTCAAAATGATGCTCACGTTCGTTGTCGACGACAACTAG